A genomic window from Streptomyces sp. MST-110588 includes:
- a CDS encoding CocE/NonD family hydrolase — protein sequence MARAAARPVLRMSLAFAAGAVLAVPLAFAAPGDATASGPRKGPYKVTAVKVTVRAGGRRCVLDADLYRPAGAGAAHPAPAVVTTNGFGGSKADGSTDAFAKAFASRGYVVLAYSGLGFGKTGCPISLDDPRVDGRAAAQLLDFLAGTRAADDGTRIDFVTKDGDGDPRVGMIGGSYGGAIQMATASIDRRVDALVPLITWHDLAYSLAPNNAERESGRAEGLPGAYKYQWTNGFFLIGEAQGLIHPRLDPSRGGGAGCLHFVAPACETKKLLSSGRFPAAGTAKMFAHTRGVSPVSYLKAITTPTLLVQGQADSLFNLNEATATYRALAAQGTETKMIWQSWGHSGGISHPRPGELDLARGNLHTSYVGRRILAWFDRYLRDRRTTDTGPAFAYYRDWVRGGPAYGTSDTFPVGSVQTLYLSADGQLVARRSKVTRGSREYRNRRRASSHSESSMAGMLGLRDRRPYDIKGTFLDWTSGRVKGAPVDVVGAPGLTLRVISPQAEKAQLSRDAADKLVLFVKLYDVAPDGSQSLVHRLVAPARVPDVTRKFTVELPGIVHRFAPGHRVRLVVAASDTAYVGNRGIKPVTVTSAPEDTGVLQLPVVGGSLE from the coding sequence ATGGCCAGGGCCGCCGCCCGCCCCGTCCTGCGGATGTCCCTGGCCTTCGCGGCCGGCGCCGTCCTCGCCGTACCGCTGGCCTTCGCCGCCCCCGGCGACGCGACGGCCTCCGGTCCGCGCAAGGGCCCGTACAAGGTCACCGCTGTGAAGGTGACCGTACGGGCCGGAGGCCGCCGGTGCGTCCTGGATGCCGACCTCTACCGCCCGGCCGGGGCCGGCGCCGCCCACCCCGCGCCCGCCGTGGTGACCACCAACGGCTTCGGCGGCAGCAAGGCGGACGGCTCCACCGACGCCTTCGCCAAGGCGTTCGCCTCCCGTGGCTATGTCGTACTGGCGTACTCGGGACTGGGCTTCGGCAAGACCGGATGCCCGATCTCCCTGGACGACCCGAGGGTGGACGGCCGGGCAGCCGCCCAACTGCTGGACTTCCTGGCCGGTACCCGGGCGGCGGACGACGGCACCCGGATCGACTTCGTCACCAAGGACGGCGACGGCGACCCCCGGGTGGGGATGATCGGCGGCTCGTACGGCGGCGCGATCCAGATGGCCACCGCCTCCATCGACCGGCGGGTGGACGCGCTGGTGCCGCTGATCACCTGGCACGACCTGGCGTACTCCCTGGCCCCCAACAACGCCGAACGCGAGTCCGGAAGGGCCGAGGGGCTGCCCGGCGCGTACAAGTACCAGTGGACCAACGGCTTCTTCCTCATCGGCGAGGCCCAGGGGCTGATCCACCCGCGCCTGGACCCGTCCCGGGGCGGTGGCGCCGGCTGTCTGCACTTCGTCGCGCCGGCCTGCGAGACCAAGAAGCTGCTGAGCAGCGGGCGCTTCCCGGCCGCCGGTACCGCCAAGATGTTCGCCCACACCCGCGGCGTGTCGCCGGTGTCGTACCTGAAGGCGATCACCACGCCGACCCTGCTGGTGCAGGGGCAGGCGGACAGTCTCTTCAACCTCAACGAGGCGACGGCGACCTACCGGGCGCTGGCCGCACAGGGCACCGAGACCAAGATGATCTGGCAGTCCTGGGGGCACAGCGGCGGCATCTCCCACCCACGCCCGGGCGAACTGGACCTCGCCCGCGGGAACCTGCACACCAGTTATGTGGGACGGCGGATCCTGGCGTGGTTCGACCGCTATCTGCGCGACCGGCGGACCACCGACACCGGGCCGGCCTTCGCGTACTACCGGGACTGGGTACGCGGCGGGCCGGCGTACGGGACGTCCGACACCTTCCCCGTGGGCAGCGTACAGACGCTCTACCTCTCGGCCGACGGCCAACTGGTCGCCCGCCGCAGCAAGGTGACGCGGGGCAGCCGCGAGTACCGCAACCGCCGGCGGGCCAGCAGCCATTCGGAGAGCTCGATGGCCGGAATGCTGGGGCTGCGGGACCGACGGCCGTACGACATCAAGGGCACGTTCCTGGACTGGACGTCCGGCCGGGTCAAGGGCGCCCCGGTGGACGTGGTCGGCGCCCCCGGACTGACACTGCGGGTCATCTCCCCGCAGGCCGAGAAGGCCCAGCTCTCCCGCGACGCGGCGGACAAGCTGGTGCTGTTCGTCAAGCTCTACGACGTGGCTCCGGACGGCTCGCAGTCCCTGGTGCACAGACTGGTCGCCCCGGCGCGGGTACCCGATGTCACCAGGAAGTTCACCGTGGAACTCCCGGGCATCGTGCACCGCTTCGCGCCGGGGCATCGCGTACGGCTGGTGGTGGCGGCCAGTGACACGGCCTACGTCGGCAACCGGGGGATCAAGCCGGTGACGGTGACCAGCGCGCCCGAGGACACCGGCGTTCTCCAGCTTCCGGTCGTCGGCGGGTCACTGGAGTAA
- a CDS encoding LD-carboxypeptidase: MTVRAGAHALRPRRLVAGDRVSVLAPSGPIAPERLDAGLDLLRGWDLDPVPAPHVRGVHPALGHLAATDQERARDFQEAWCDPEIAAVFAARGGYGAQRMVDLLDWDAIRRAVPKPLVGFSDITVLHEALAVRAGVATLHGPAVAGEVFLKDEPTREHLRRTLFAPESVRALAPPTARTLIPGRAAGVTLGGCLTLLASDLGTPHARPDAAGGILLLEDVGEPPYRLDRSLTQLLRCGHLDGVAGIVLGSWAGCGPYEAVRAVLLDRLGGLGVPVVEEFGFGHGDSSLTLPLGLPAVLDADAGTLTYDVPALCPAP; this comes from the coding sequence ATGACCGTACGTGCCGGGGCCCACGCCCTGCGGCCCCGGCGGCTGGTGGCCGGCGACCGGGTGAGCGTCCTGGCGCCGAGCGGCCCGATCGCGCCGGAGCGGCTGGACGCCGGACTGGACCTGCTGCGCGGCTGGGACCTCGACCCCGTCCCGGCGCCCCACGTACGGGGCGTACACCCCGCACTCGGGCATCTGGCCGCAACCGACCAGGAGCGCGCCCGCGACTTCCAGGAGGCGTGGTGCGACCCGGAGATCGCCGCGGTCTTCGCCGCGCGCGGCGGCTACGGGGCACAGCGCATGGTCGACCTGCTGGACTGGGACGCCATCCGCCGGGCCGTCCCCAAGCCGTTGGTCGGCTTCAGCGACATCACGGTGCTGCACGAGGCGCTCGCGGTCCGCGCGGGCGTGGCCACCCTGCACGGCCCGGCCGTCGCCGGAGAGGTCTTCCTCAAGGACGAGCCGACCCGCGAGCACCTGCGCCGTACGCTCTTCGCCCCCGAATCCGTCCGCGCCCTGGCGCCGCCGACTGCCCGGACCCTGATACCGGGGCGGGCGGCCGGCGTCACCCTCGGCGGCTGCCTTACCCTGCTCGCCTCCGACCTGGGCACCCCGCACGCCCGGCCCGACGCCGCCGGCGGCATCCTCCTGCTGGAGGACGTGGGCGAGCCGCCGTACCGCCTGGACCGCTCGCTCACCCAGTTGCTGCGCTGCGGCCACCTGGACGGCGTCGCCGGGATCGTCCTGGGGTCCTGGGCCGGCTGCGGCCCGTACGAGGCCGTACGGGCGGTGCTGCTGGACCGGCTGGGCGGGCTCGGGGTCCCCGTGGTCGAGGAGTTCGGCTTCGGCCACGGCGACTCCTCGCTGACGCTCCCTCTCGGCCTCCCCGCGGTGCTGGACGCCGACGCCGGCACGCTGACCTACGACGTACCGGCGCTGTGCCCGGCCCCTTGA
- a CDS encoding prolyl oligopeptidase family serine peptidase has protein sequence MVTTAPYGAWQSPIDARLVAVHDGRPEYVGAVGDEVWWTEPRPAEGGRRALIRRRPDGAEESVLPAPWNVRTRVIEYGGQPWAGALTDDGRPLIVFSDFADQRLYAYEPDAGAPPRPLTPLSPVGLGLRWADPVLRLDRGEVWCVLEEFTGPAPTDLRRVVAAVPLDGSAAGDRSAVRELSGDGHRFVTGPRISPDGRQAAWIAWDHPRMPWDGTVVMLADITADGAFTAVRPLVGGDQESVAQIEWAADGTLLYVSDISGWWELHRIAPGAAGDGAAVGTGLCRGREEEFGGPLWKIGQRWFLPLENGTIAVIHGRGATSLGILDPVTGELVDAAGPWTEWAPNLAVQGSRVVGVAASPRSSFEIVELDTCTGRARVIAARHIDALDPAYYPEPQIRTFTGPDSRDIHAHIYPPHNPDHAAPDGELPPYVVWAHGGPTSYAPLVLDLEIAYFTSRGIGVAAVNYGGSTGYGRHYRERLREQWGVVDVEDCAAVAEALADEGTADRTRLAIRGGSAGGWTTAASLTTTGLYACGTISYPVLDLLGWVSDGTHDFESRYLESLVGPVAEVPDRYRDRSPLHHADRITAPFLLLQGLADVVCPPAQSERFLAEVAGRGIPHAYLAFEGEGHGFRRAETIVRAVEAELSLYAQTFGVPRTDVPTLELSK, from the coding sequence ATGGTGACCACGGCCCCCTACGGAGCCTGGCAGTCCCCGATAGACGCCCGGCTGGTCGCCGTCCACGACGGCCGCCCCGAGTACGTGGGAGCGGTCGGCGACGAGGTGTGGTGGACCGAGCCGCGCCCCGCCGAGGGCGGCCGGCGCGCGCTGATCCGGCGCCGGCCCGACGGCGCCGAGGAATCGGTGCTGCCCGCCCCGTGGAACGTCCGCACCCGGGTCATCGAGTACGGCGGCCAGCCCTGGGCCGGAGCGCTCACCGACGACGGCCGGCCGCTGATCGTCTTCAGCGACTTCGCCGACCAGCGGCTGTACGCGTACGAGCCGGACGCCGGCGCCCCGCCCCGGCCGCTGACCCCGCTCTCACCCGTGGGCCTCGGTCTGCGCTGGGCCGACCCGGTGCTGCGGCTGGACCGCGGCGAGGTGTGGTGCGTCCTGGAGGAGTTCACCGGCCCCGCTCCCACCGATCTGCGCAGGGTGGTGGCCGCCGTCCCCCTGGACGGCTCCGCCGCCGGGGACCGGTCCGCCGTACGGGAACTGAGCGGGGACGGGCACCGCTTCGTCACCGGGCCGCGTATCTCCCCGGACGGGCGGCAGGCCGCCTGGATCGCCTGGGACCACCCGCGGATGCCGTGGGACGGCACGGTCGTGATGCTCGCCGACATCACCGCGGACGGCGCGTTCACCGCCGTCCGGCCGCTGGTCGGGGGCGACCAGGAATCCGTGGCACAGATCGAATGGGCCGCCGACGGGACGCTGCTGTACGTCTCCGACATCAGCGGCTGGTGGGAGCTGCACCGCATCGCCCCGGGCGCGGCCGGCGACGGCGCGGCGGTGGGCACGGGCCTGTGCCGGGGCCGCGAGGAGGAGTTCGGCGGGCCGCTGTGGAAGATCGGGCAGCGCTGGTTCCTGCCGCTGGAGAACGGGACGATCGCGGTGATCCACGGCCGCGGCGCCACCTCGCTGGGCATCCTCGACCCGGTCACCGGCGAACTGGTGGACGCGGCCGGCCCCTGGACGGAATGGGCGCCCAACCTGGCCGTACAGGGCAGCCGCGTCGTCGGTGTGGCCGCCAGCCCCCGCAGCTCCTTCGAGATCGTCGAGCTGGACACCTGTACGGGCCGCGCCCGGGTGATCGCCGCCCGGCACATCGACGCGCTGGACCCCGCGTACTACCCCGAGCCGCAGATCCGTACCTTCACCGGCCCCGACAGCCGGGACATCCACGCCCACATCTACCCGCCGCACAACCCCGACCACGCCGCCCCGGACGGCGAACTGCCCCCGTACGTGGTATGGGCACACGGCGGCCCCACCAGTTACGCGCCGCTCGTCCTGGACCTGGAGATCGCCTACTTCACCTCGCGCGGCATCGGCGTGGCCGCCGTCAACTACGGCGGCTCCACCGGCTACGGCCGCCACTACCGCGAGCGGCTGCGCGAGCAGTGGGGCGTGGTGGACGTCGAGGACTGCGCGGCGGTGGCCGAGGCGCTGGCGGACGAGGGCACCGCCGACCGCACCCGGCTGGCGATCCGCGGCGGCAGCGCGGGCGGCTGGACCACCGCGGCGTCCCTGACCACCACCGGCCTGTACGCCTGCGGCACCATCAGCTACCCGGTCCTGGACCTGCTCGGCTGGGTGAGCGATGGCACCCACGACTTCGAGTCGCGGTACCTGGAGTCGCTGGTCGGCCCGGTGGCCGAGGTGCCCGACCGCTACCGCGACCGCTCTCCGCTGCACCACGCCGACCGCATCACCGCGCCCTTCCTGCTCCTCCAGGGCCTTGCGGACGTGGTCTGCCCGCCCGCACAGAGCGAGCGGTTCCTCGCGGAGGTCGCCGGGCGCGGCATACCCCACGCCTACCTGGCCTTCGAGGGCGAGGGGCACGGCTTCCGCCGCGCGGAGACCATCGTGCGCGCCGTCGAGGCCGAGCTGTCCCTGTACGCACAGACATTCGGAGTCCCCCGGACGGACGTCCCCACCCTGGAGCTGAGCAAATGA
- a CDS encoding M20/M25/M40 family metallo-hydrolase, giving the protein MADHADGVDEQALMEVVRLTSDLIRIDTTNRGGGECRERPAAEYVARQLADAGIEPTLLERTPGRTNVVARIEGTDPGAPALLVHGHLDVVPAEPADWSVHPFSGEVRDGVVWGRGAIDMKNMDAMVLAVVRRWARSGVRPRRDIVLAFTADEEASAVDGAGFLADHHPGLFEGCTEGISESGAFTFHAGGGMRLYPIGAGERGTAWLKLTAQGRAGHGSKVNRSNAVSRLAAAVARIGEYRWPARLTPTVRAALRELAALHAIETDLDAPDFDVDVLLSKLGPSAALVEPTVRNSANPTMLEAGYKVNVIPGNAVAYVDGRVVPGGEAEFRRTMDHLTGPDVSWDYHHGESALQAPVDGPVYAAMRAALERFDPDGHVVPYCMSGGTDAKQFARLGITGYGFSPLRLPEGFNYQALFHGVDERVPVEALHFGVRVLDHFLTGRADGPAVAGGVGRVEQPQYVRKAGRSHA; this is encoded by the coding sequence ATGGCTGACCACGCCGACGGGGTCGACGAGCAGGCCCTGATGGAGGTCGTGCGCCTGACGTCCGACCTGATCCGCATCGACACCACCAACCGCGGGGGAGGGGAGTGCCGGGAGCGCCCGGCGGCCGAGTACGTCGCACGGCAACTTGCCGACGCGGGCATCGAGCCGACGCTGCTGGAGCGCACCCCGGGCCGTACGAACGTCGTCGCGCGCATCGAGGGCACCGACCCCGGGGCACCCGCCCTGCTGGTCCACGGGCATCTGGACGTGGTGCCCGCCGAGCCCGCCGACTGGAGCGTGCACCCCTTCTCCGGGGAGGTCCGGGACGGGGTGGTGTGGGGCCGCGGCGCGATCGACATGAAGAACATGGACGCGATGGTGCTGGCGGTCGTGCGGCGGTGGGCCCGCTCGGGCGTACGGCCACGGCGCGACATCGTCCTGGCCTTCACCGCCGATGAGGAGGCCAGCGCCGTCGACGGCGCCGGTTTCCTCGCCGATCACCACCCCGGCCTCTTCGAGGGCTGCACGGAAGGCATCAGCGAATCGGGCGCCTTCACCTTCCACGCGGGCGGCGGGATGCGGCTGTACCCGATCGGGGCGGGGGAGCGCGGCACGGCCTGGCTCAAACTGACCGCCCAGGGCAGGGCCGGACACGGCTCCAAGGTCAACCGTTCCAACGCGGTCAGCCGGCTGGCCGCGGCGGTGGCCCGCATCGGGGAGTACCGCTGGCCGGCCCGGCTCACCCCGACCGTACGGGCCGCGCTGAGGGAACTCGCCGCGCTGCACGCCATCGAGACGGACCTGGACGCGCCGGACTTCGACGTGGACGTCCTGCTGAGCAAACTGGGGCCCTCCGCGGCCCTGGTCGAGCCGACGGTGCGCAACAGCGCCAACCCGACGATGCTGGAAGCCGGTTACAAGGTCAACGTCATCCCGGGGAACGCCGTCGCCTATGTGGACGGGCGGGTGGTGCCCGGCGGCGAGGCCGAGTTCCGCCGGACCATGGACCACCTCACCGGGCCGGATGTCTCCTGGGACTACCACCACGGCGAATCCGCCCTGCAGGCACCGGTCGACGGGCCGGTCTACGCGGCGATGCGGGCGGCGCTCGAACGCTTCGACCCGGACGGCCATGTGGTCCCGTACTGCATGTCCGGGGGCACGGACGCCAAGCAGTTCGCCCGCCTGGGCATCACCGGCTACGGCTTCTCACCGCTGCGGCTCCCCGAAGGCTTCAACTACCAGGCGCTGTTCCACGGCGTGGACGAGCGGGTTCCGGTGGAGGCCCTGCACTTCGGCGTCCGGGTGCTGGACCACTTCCTGACGGGCCGCGCGGACGGGCCGGCGGTGGCCGGTGGTGTCGGGCGGGTTGAACAGCCGCAGTACGTACGAAAGGCTGGGCGGTCCCACGCGTAA
- a CDS encoding M55 family metallopeptidase: MKILISADMEGATGVTWPADVLPGTPQWERCRHMFTSDVNAAITGFFDGGADEVLVNEAHWSMRNLLLEQLDERARMLTGRHKSLSMVEGVQHGDVDGIAFVGYHTGAGTEGVLAHTYLANTLTGVWVDGTRASEGYLNSLVVAEYGVPVVLVTGDDRTCEDAKGYAARARTVAVKDYVSRYAAVCRPPARTAADIRQAAREAAASAVRHEPVRRGPVTIEMEFDAEHLVGAATCVPGVERTGERKVAYTSPDMYEGIRCFKAVTTVVSSAVEEQYG; encoded by the coding sequence GTGAAGATCCTCATCTCCGCGGACATGGAGGGGGCCACGGGCGTGACCTGGCCCGCCGACGTACTGCCGGGCACGCCGCAGTGGGAGCGGTGCCGGCATATGTTCACCTCGGACGTCAACGCCGCGATCACCGGGTTCTTCGACGGCGGGGCCGATGAGGTGCTCGTCAACGAGGCGCACTGGTCGATGCGCAACCTCCTGCTGGAACAGCTCGACGAGCGGGCGCGGATGCTCACCGGGCGGCACAAGTCACTGAGCATGGTCGAAGGCGTCCAGCACGGCGACGTGGACGGCATCGCCTTCGTCGGTTATCACACCGGCGCCGGTACGGAAGGCGTACTGGCCCACACCTACCTCGCCAACACCCTCACCGGCGTCTGGGTGGACGGCACGCGCGCCAGCGAGGGATACCTCAACTCCCTGGTGGTGGCCGAATATGGTGTGCCCGTGGTGCTGGTGACCGGTGACGACCGGACGTGCGAGGACGCGAAGGGGTACGCCGCCCGGGCGCGGACCGTCGCCGTCAAGGACTACGTGTCGCGGTACGCGGCGGTCTGCCGGCCGCCGGCCCGGACGGCCGCGGACATCAGGCAAGCGGCGCGCGAAGCGGCGGCGTCGGCCGTGCGCCACGAACCCGTACGGCGCGGCCCGGTCACCATAGAGATGGAGTTCGACGCCGAGCACCTGGTGGGCGCGGCGACCTGCGTGCCGGGTGTGGAGCGCACGGGCGAACGCAAAGTGGCGTACACCAGTCCGGACATGTACGAAGGCATCCGCTGTTTCAAGGCCGTCACGACCGTCGTCTCCTCGGCGGTGGAGGAACAATATGGCTGA
- a CDS encoding class I SAM-dependent methyltransferase translates to MSASSHYLRAWEDFWRDAPAGEGEVFWDSDPSLTAEIHLPLFEAHFDSALPVVDLGCGNGTQTRFLASRYGRAIGIDLSAAAIGHARADDPAGVAEFRRLDAADPEAIGALHDELGDANIYMRGVLHQCETADRARVVENIARLLGRRGRIFAVEPAEASKEVMMALAHSPGGPPAKLQAIFEHGIAPAEMADSVIPELLAAYGLRMVGGGQLPLMTTEYRPDGTRIEIPTNWLVAEPAG, encoded by the coding sequence ATGAGCGCATCGAGCCACTATCTGCGGGCGTGGGAAGATTTCTGGCGCGACGCGCCGGCAGGCGAGGGCGAGGTCTTCTGGGACTCCGATCCGTCACTGACCGCCGAGATCCATCTGCCGCTTTTCGAGGCGCATTTCGATTCCGCGCTGCCGGTGGTGGACCTGGGCTGCGGCAACGGGACGCAGACGCGCTTCCTGGCATCCCGGTACGGCCGCGCGATCGGCATCGACCTGTCGGCGGCGGCGATCGGCCACGCGCGGGCGGACGACCCCGCGGGCGTGGCCGAATTCCGCCGGCTCGACGCCGCGGACCCGGAGGCGATCGGTGCCCTGCACGACGAACTGGGCGACGCAAACATCTACATGCGGGGCGTACTGCACCAGTGCGAAACCGCCGACCGCGCGCGGGTGGTGGAGAACATCGCCCGGCTGCTGGGGCGCCGTGGCCGGATCTTCGCGGTGGAGCCGGCCGAAGCCTCCAAGGAGGTCATGATGGCGCTGGCGCACAGCCCGGGCGGGCCGCCGGCCAAGCTGCAGGCGATCTTCGAGCACGGCATCGCACCCGCCGAGATGGCCGACTCGGTGATTCCCGAACTGCTGGCCGCGTACGGGCTGCGGATGGTCGGAGGCGGCCAACTGCCGCTGATGACCACCGAGTACCGGCCGGACGGCACGCGGATCGAGATCCCGACGAACTGGCTGGTGGCGGAGCCGGCCGGCTGA
- a CDS encoding SpoIIE family protein phosphatase — MERGPSHGDDRVGAVPQVPAPRDTVPGRIPLAVVVVDADGLVSHWSTGARRLFGPSREEAVGVPAVDLMPVSGALAEEEWGWGTRAEGPVEGRGPDLEASLGGETSYPTAGRARMADVARGTVDILWWAYPLVGPGAERMLVLAADADQLHGESAEDGEDRERFAPGFALHTDFPGSAELARQLPQILPSMSPQESARIVSQVLELGYPVLEISQQERFPVTPDWGVPRRVERRTRLLRAARAADTDPRAAAAAVAELESDLEYAAVRERLEFLNEVSGRIGSSLDLSRTIQEVSEAVVPRFTDVAGTYLREQVIAGEGFPDGPPDATTMWHRVAVEHNDEPGRWDDVVPVGESMPFPVHTPFFQCMTTGQPVLVPRISEQMGNAIAAQFEKRDISPLINGRSLLVVPLKARNVVLGFMILLRHPERAEFNDMDRVTGAELAARAGLVLDNARMYTYQENVAETLQDSMLPHIAPQMAGCDTATRYLPGTRLGRVGGDWFDTIKLPGSRTALVVGDVMGHGLNSAAMMGQLRTAVQTMAAIDMNPAQLLRSLDDLAQRLGDTYLATCLYAVYDPIGQELTIANAGHIPPVLVRAADGRSELLELPTGAPIGVGGVPFEAVTLPVEAGDRLVLCTDGLVEVRGEDIGVGLAALAESAAHPAASMDDACDAIIRALNVRGGRKDDVALLMARLNGIAPQDVAEWRLAIEAREVGRARRLVHDQLAHWGLRAASETAELLVSEIVTNAVRHAHTHHVVLRLVRTQALLCEVSDDDHALPQLLDAADEDEFGRGLRVVSRLAREWGTSRTASGKTVWFEQALPRTGRTRGSNIA; from the coding sequence GGTGCCCGCGCCTCGGGACACCGTGCCCGGACGGATTCCGCTCGCCGTCGTGGTGGTGGACGCCGACGGCCTGGTCTCCCACTGGAGTACCGGCGCCCGGCGGCTCTTCGGCCCCTCGCGCGAGGAGGCGGTGGGGGTGCCGGCCGTCGATCTGATGCCCGTGTCGGGTGCGCTGGCCGAGGAGGAGTGGGGCTGGGGCACGCGTGCGGAGGGACCCGTCGAGGGCCGCGGCCCCGATCTGGAGGCGTCGTTGGGCGGGGAGACCTCCTATCCCACCGCCGGGCGGGCACGGATGGCCGATGTGGCGCGCGGTACGGTCGACATCCTGTGGTGGGCCTATCCCCTGGTGGGGCCGGGTGCCGAGCGGATGCTCGTGCTGGCCGCGGACGCCGACCAGTTGCACGGCGAGAGCGCGGAGGACGGGGAGGACCGCGAGCGGTTCGCGCCCGGGTTCGCCCTGCACACCGACTTCCCCGGCTCGGCGGAACTGGCTCGTCAGCTCCCGCAGATACTGCCGAGCATGAGCCCCCAGGAGAGCGCCCGGATCGTCTCCCAGGTGCTGGAACTGGGCTATCCCGTACTGGAGATAAGCCAGCAGGAGCGCTTCCCGGTCACGCCGGACTGGGGCGTGCCCCGGCGGGTGGAGCGGCGTACGCGGCTGCTGCGGGCCGCCCGCGCGGCGGACACCGACCCGCGGGCCGCCGCCGCGGCCGTGGCCGAACTGGAGTCGGACCTGGAGTACGCCGCCGTCCGCGAGCGGCTGGAGTTCCTCAACGAGGTCAGCGGGCGGATCGGCTCCTCGCTGGACCTCTCCCGTACGATCCAGGAGGTCAGCGAGGCCGTCGTACCGCGCTTCACGGACGTGGCCGGCACGTACCTGAGAGAGCAGGTCATCGCGGGCGAGGGGTTCCCCGACGGGCCGCCGGACGCGACGACGATGTGGCACCGCGTCGCGGTGGAGCACAACGACGAGCCGGGGCGGTGGGACGACGTCGTGCCGGTCGGCGAGTCGATGCCCTTCCCCGTCCACACGCCGTTCTTCCAGTGCATGACCACCGGTCAGCCGGTGCTGGTGCCGCGGATCAGCGAGCAGATGGGCAACGCGATCGCCGCGCAGTTCGAGAAGCGCGACATCAGCCCGCTCATCAACGGGCGGTCCTTACTGGTCGTGCCCCTCAAGGCGCGCAACGTCGTCCTGGGCTTCATGATCCTGCTGCGCCACCCGGAGCGTGCGGAATTCAACGACATGGACCGGGTCACGGGCGCGGAACTGGCCGCCCGGGCCGGTCTGGTCCTGGACAACGCCCGCATGTACACCTACCAGGAGAACGTCGCCGAGACGCTCCAGGACAGCATGCTGCCGCACATCGCCCCGCAGATGGCCGGCTGCGACACCGCCACCCGCTATCTGCCGGGCACCCGCCTGGGGCGGGTCGGCGGCGACTGGTTCGACACCATCAAGCTGCCGGGCTCCCGGACCGCGCTGGTCGTGGGCGACGTGATGGGGCACGGCCTGAATTCCGCCGCGATGATGGGCCAGTTGCGTACGGCCGTCCAGACCATGGCGGCCATCGACATGAACCCCGCGCAACTGCTGCGCAGCCTGGACGACCTGGCGCAGCGCCTGGGCGACACCTACCTGGCGACGTGTCTGTACGCCGTGTACGACCCGATCGGGCAGGAGCTGACGATCGCCAACGCCGGGCACATCCCGCCGGTTCTCGTACGGGCCGCGGACGGCCGCAGCGAGCTGCTGGAGCTGCCGACCGGCGCGCCCATCGGGGTGGGCGGGGTGCCCTTCGAGGCCGTCACCCTGCCGGTCGAAGCGGGCGACCGGCTCGTGCTGTGCACGGACGGCCTGGTGGAGGTGCGCGGCGAGGACATCGGGGTGGGGCTGGCGGCGCTCGCGGAGTCCGCGGCCCATCCGGCGGCCTCCATGGACGACGCCTGTGACGCGATCATCCGGGCGCTGAACGTGCGCGGCGGCCGGAAGGACGACGTGGCGCTGCTGATGGCGCGGCTCAACGGGATCGCGCCGCAGGACGTCGCCGAATGGCGGCTGGCGATAGAGGCCCGGGAAGTGGGCCGGGCCCGGCGGCTGGTGCACGACCAGCTCGCGCACTGGGGCCTGCGGGCGGCGTCCGAGACGGCCGAGCTGCTGGTCAGCGAGATCGTCACCAACGCGGTGCGGCATGCGCACACCCATCATGTGGTGCTGCGGCTGGTGCGGACCCAGGCGCTGCTGTGCGAGGTCTCCGACGACGACCACGCGCTGCCGCAGTTGCTGGACGCGGCCGACGAGGACGAGTTCGGGCGGGGGCTGCGGGTGGTCAGCCGGCTGGCCCGCGAATGGGGGACCAGCCGTACGGCCTCCGGGAAGACGGTCTGGTTCGAACAGGCCCTGCCGCGGACCGGGCGTACGCGGGGCTCGAACATCGCGTGA